The following nucleotide sequence is from Aquipuribacter hungaricus.
GAGCTCGAGCCACGGGGACAGGAAGCCGGGGGTCTGGGAGCCCTGACCCGGGCAGACGACGATGAGCACGTCCCCACAGTGGCCCAGCGCGCCGCGCCGGCGCCGCTGCGGCGGGCACCACGTTCGCGGCGAGGTTCTGTAGGAGTCCTACAAGGTCCCCGTCGTGACACGTCCGTGACCTGCGGGCGGGCCGCCGGCCGGCATCACGCGCGGTGAGGCCGGGGTGACCCCGCGAGACGGCCGAGAGCGAGGCCGAGCTGCAGGGTCCACCGCTCCCGGGGGTCGGTCGCCAGCAGGCCGGTGACCTGCTCGACCCGGTTGAGCCGGTAACGGACGGTGTTGGCGTGGACGAACAGCACCCGGGCGGTCGCCTCCAGCGCGCCGCCGGTGTCCAGGTAGGCCTGGAGGGTGTCCACGAGGTCCTTGCCGGCCTCGACCAGCGGGGTGTGGACCATGTCGACGAGCGCCCGGCGCGCGGTGACGTCGCCGGCGAGGACCCGCTCGGGCAGCAGCGCCGAGGCGAGCACCGGCCGCGGCGCGGCGGGCCAGGCG
It contains:
- a CDS encoding PucR family transcriptional regulator — its product is AWPAAPRPVLASALLPERVLAGDVTARRALVDMVHTPLVEAGKDLVDTLQAYLDTGGALEATARVLFVHANTVRYRLNRVEQVTGLLATDPRERWTLQLGLALGRLAGSPRPHRA